One Candidatus Mikella endobia genomic window carries:
- the yihA gene encoding ribosome biogenesis GTP-binding protein YihA/YsxC translates to MKKDFNYFSTYFLFSISNIHLLSVNKGIEIAFTGYSNSGKSSAINILTNNKNLAKTSKTPGSTQVINFFEVKPDFRLVDLPGYGYAKVPKKIKYQLQNTISEYLQEREILKGLVIVMDIRHPMKNIDQKIIKLATTYLNLPILILLTKSDKITYQERYSQLNKVRKQITTLFKGDIQIEIFSSIKKYGVEKLRKQLNIWFSVNN, encoded by the coding sequence TTGAAAAAAGATTTTAATTATTTCAGTACTTATTTTTTATTTAGTATATCAAATATTCATTTATTGTCAGTAAATAAAGGTATTGAAATAGCATTTACAGGCTATTCTAATTCTGGAAAATCTAGTGCTATTAATATATTAACTAATAATAAAAACTTAGCTAAAACAAGTAAAACACCAGGAAGTACTCAAGTTATAAATTTTTTTGAAGTTAAACCTGATTTTCGTTTAGTAGATCTACCAGGATATGGATATGCTAAAGTTCCTAAAAAAATAAAATATCAATTGCAAAATACTATTAGTGAATATTTGCAAGAACGTGAAATCCTTAAAGGATTAGTAATAGTCATGGATATTCGTCATCCAATGAAAAATATTGATCAAAAAATAATTAAATTGGCGACTACATATTTAAATCTTCCTATTCTTATATTATTAACTAAATCAGATAAAATAACTTACCAAGAACGTTATTCTCAATTAAATAAAGTACGTAAACAAATAACAACTTTATTTAAAGGTGATATACAAATTGAAATTTTTTCATCAATAAAAAAATATGGAGTTGAAAAACTTAGAAAACAACTTAATATATGGTTTTCTGTAAATAATTAA